In Acidobacteriota bacterium, the following proteins share a genomic window:
- a CDS encoding carotenoid 1,2-hydratase — translation MPFLAGTLIVLSLLGTTLDWKPARSDYTWSFPQDHWARNGYRTEWWYFTGHLRTRGETPRRFGYQFTFFRVGLQPTAPPLDSAWTARDAIMGHAAVTDLMNKRHLFTEILYRATPLLGQFGDGSSSLIAWSRPPAGSSGRWSLHWNGKGFDLAASDEGRDFSFRLTTRGTKGPVFQGPNGYSIKGGDEGAASQYYSFTRMATGGRVSIGGEEHAVEGVSWMDKEFGSNQLGARQIGWDWFSLQLDDGRDLMLYLLRDRRNRVDFANGTLISKEGRTRYLGPEEWSVRATGAWASPHNGARYPAGWRLQVPGEGLELMVTPEVPDSENVSRLLPGLAYWEGPVRVETPSGGSIGQGYVELTGYAERSRPAL, via the coding sequence ATGCCATTCCTTGCCGGAACTCTGATTGTTCTGAGTCTGTTGGGGACGACCTTGGATTGGAAACCGGCGCGCTCCGATTACACCTGGTCCTTCCCGCAGGATCACTGGGCCCGGAACGGCTATCGCACCGAATGGTGGTACTTCACGGGCCACCTGCGAACCCGCGGAGAGACTCCGCGCCGGTTCGGCTACCAGTTCACCTTCTTCCGGGTCGGGCTCCAGCCCACGGCTCCTCCCCTCGACTCCGCCTGGACGGCCCGGGACGCCATCATGGGGCACGCGGCGGTGACCGACCTGATGAACAAGCGGCACCTCTTCACCGAGATCCTCTATCGCGCCACACCGCTGCTGGGGCAATTCGGGGACGGATCGTCTTCGCTCATCGCCTGGAGCCGGCCTCCCGCCGGCAGTTCCGGCCGCTGGAGCCTGCATTGGAACGGCAAGGGCTTCGACCTTGCCGCCTCGGACGAGGGCCGGGACTTTTCCTTCCGTCTCACGACCCGCGGGACCAAGGGCCCGGTTTTCCAGGGGCCCAACGGCTACAGCATCAAGGGAGGAGACGAGGGCGCCGCGAGCCAGTACTACAGCTTCACCCGGATGGCGACCGGCGGCCGGGTTTCCATCGGAGGCGAGGAACACGCCGTGGAGGGCGTCTCCTGGATGGACAAGGAGTTCGGGTCCAATCAATTGGGAGCCCGTCAGATCGGATGGGACTGGTTCAGCCTGCAGTTGGACGACGGCCGCGACCTGATGCTCTATCTTCTGAGGGATCGCCGCAATCGGGTGGATTTTGCCAATGGGACGTTGATATCCAAGGAGGGTCGAACCCGGTACCTGGGACCGGAGGAGTGGTCGGTGCGGGCCACCGGAGCCTGGGCCAGTCCCCACAACGGCGCCCGCTATCCCGCCGGGTGGCGGCTGCAGGTCCCGGGCGAGGGTCTGGAGTTGATGGTGACTCCGGAGGTCCCCGACTCGGAGAACGTGAGCCGGCTCCTGCCGGGACTCGCCTACTGGGAGGGTCCGGTCCGGGTCGAAACGCCGTCGGGCGGCTCGATAGGACAGGGATACGTGGAACTGACCGGATACGCGGAGCGGAGCCGGCCGGCTCTCTGA
- a CDS encoding phytanoyl-CoA dioxygenase family protein, whose product MVESLLKSLDEDGWLLLEDVIPADQVDDVRRNVLSARDRSLETEEAKLVAKDARVTTRGGAVVGLINLDQSIAPYLADPRVLAIIERLWGDYTRIVSLGGLISDPGHRDRVWHADWPFNQTNAAHIPAPYPDSVQVLTGIFMLTPFTAETGGTFVVPKSHRSSNNPTGDNGVDRGAPHPTEVQVTGEAGSLLLFDSRIWHSAAPVLSRDARVAAVVRYAPWWINLNPILLGTDDHARIVTETNGKPYLVPLVMREVFESLPGTVQPLLRHWVEPGG is encoded by the coding sequence ATGGTCGAGTCTCTGCTGAAGAGTTTGGATGAAGACGGGTGGCTCCTGCTGGAGGATGTGATCCCCGCGGACCAGGTGGACGACGTCCGGCGGAATGTGTTGTCCGCCCGGGACCGGTCTCTGGAAACCGAGGAAGCCAAGCTCGTAGCCAAAGACGCCCGGGTCACCACCCGGGGCGGGGCCGTGGTGGGACTCATCAACCTGGACCAGTCCATCGCCCCCTATCTGGCCGACCCGAGGGTCCTGGCCATCATCGAGCGGCTCTGGGGAGACTACACCCGGATCGTCTCCCTCGGCGGACTGATCAGCGACCCGGGCCACCGGGACCGGGTGTGGCACGCGGACTGGCCCTTCAACCAGACCAACGCCGCCCATATCCCCGCACCCTATCCCGACTCGGTCCAGGTCCTCACCGGCATCTTCATGCTCACGCCCTTCACGGCCGAGACGGGGGGCACCTTCGTGGTGCCGAAGAGCCATCGCTCTTCCAACAACCCGACGGGAGACAACGGCGTCGACCGCGGGGCGCCCCATCCCACGGAGGTCCAGGTGACCGGGGAAGCGGGAAGCCTGCTCCTGTTCGACAGCCGCATCTGGCACTCGGCGGCTCCCGTCCTCAGCCGTGACGCCCGGGTGGCGGCCGTGGTCCGCTACGCGCCGTGGTGGATCAACCTGAATCCGATACTGCTCGGCACCGACGACCACGCTCGGATCGTGACCGAGACCAACGGCAAGCCTTATCTGGTGCCGCTGGTCATGCGGGAGGTTTTCGAGTCTCTGCCCGGGACGGTTCAGCCTCTGCTCCGGCATTGGGTGGAACCGGGCGGGTAG
- a CDS encoding SDR family oxidoreductase, whose translation MNAEIDNKRKVAVVTAGGTGMGAAAARKFAADGFGVSILSSSGKGEALATELGGVGVTGSNRSNNDLKRLVDLTMEKWGRIDVLVNSAGHGPRAPILALSDDDWHLGMEVYFLSAVRPTRLVTPIMQRQKRGAILNISTFAAFEPEPAFPTSGVFRAGLAAFAKLFSDKYAADNIRMNNVLPGFINNFPENPEYRDRIPLRRYGTTEEIADVIFFLASDGGAYITGQNIRVDGGITRSV comes from the coding sequence ATGAATGCAGAAATTGACAACAAAAGGAAAGTAGCGGTCGTCACCGCTGGCGGAACCGGCATGGGAGCCGCTGCGGCAAGGAAGTTTGCCGCTGACGGATTCGGCGTCTCCATCCTGTCTTCCTCGGGCAAAGGGGAAGCCCTGGCTACGGAACTCGGCGGCGTCGGTGTGACGGGCTCTAATCGATCCAACAACGACCTGAAGCGCCTCGTGGATCTCACCATGGAAAAGTGGGGCCGGATCGATGTATTGGTGAACAGCGCGGGACACGGTCCGAGAGCGCCGATCCTCGCGCTCTCTGATGACGACTGGCACTTGGGGATGGAGGTCTATTTCCTCAGTGCCGTTCGTCCGACACGCCTGGTGACTCCCATCATGCAGCGTCAGAAACGTGGTGCGATCCTCAACATCTCCACCTTCGCCGCATTCGAGCCCGAACCTGCCTTTCCGACCTCCGGGGTGTTCCGGGCCGGATTGGCGGCGTTTGCAAAACTGTTTTCAGACAAGTACGCCGCGGACAACATTCGTATGAACAATGTTCTTCCCGGGTTCATCAACAATTTCCCCGAGAATCCGGAGTATCGCGACCGCATCCCGCTGCGACGCTACGGAACGACGGAAGAGATTGCCGACGTCATCTTCTTTCTGGCCTCCGACGGCGGCGCCTACATCACGGGACAGAACATTCGGGTCGATGGAGGCATCACCCGATCCGTCTGA
- a CDS encoding short chain dehydrogenase has protein sequence MKVILVGASGKIGRGVDRAVSANHQVVRVGLVDGDVQCDYTDPESVRSMFATVGSYDALVSAVGGDSRFLPYEELSDDDFRYGFERKFLSQIRLMTLGQPTIRDGGSFTLTSGFLSHYSNRKGIATGPFNATLETYVEHTARFWPRGIRINVVSPGPVVEPGHERRGAVTAEQCAEAYVQAIEGTMSGQVLRVWGGFPVPKSRGAAIYGRRIEAAISDRRTPEAQ, from the coding sequence ATGAAAGTGATCCTCGTCGGAGCATCCGGCAAGATCGGTCGTGGCGTCGACAGGGCCGTATCCGCCAATCATCAAGTGGTTCGAGTCGGGCTGGTCGATGGCGACGTGCAGTGTGACTACACCGATCCGGAGTCGGTGCGCAGCATGTTCGCGACAGTGGGAAGCTACGATGCGCTCGTGTCAGCCGTGGGCGGCGACAGTCGATTCCTCCCGTATGAGGAATTGTCCGATGATGACTTTCGCTACGGCTTCGAACGGAAGTTCCTGTCCCAGATCCGGTTAATGACGTTGGGGCAACCGACGATTCGAGACGGCGGCTCGTTTACGTTGACCAGCGGATTCCTGAGCCACTACTCGAACCGGAAGGGCATCGCCACGGGACCGTTCAATGCAACGCTTGAAACCTATGTGGAACACACGGCCCGGTTTTGGCCTCGCGGCATTCGAATCAACGTCGTGAGCCCGGGCCCCGTGGTTGAGCCTGGACATGAACGACGGGGGGCGGTGACGGCGGAGCAGTGCGCGGAGGCTTATGTCCAGGCCATCGAGGGAACGATGTCTGGTCAGGTCTTGCGCGTTTGGGGAGGATTCCCGGTTCCAAAGTCGCGGGGAGCGGCGATTTACGGTCGGCGAATAGAAGCGGCGATTTCCGATCGGCGAACTCCAGAGGCACAATAG
- a CDS encoding VCBS repeat-containing protein, producing the protein MSLGNSIQSASIRMLAILTLTWSVAPLAAEEKVWTTSSFLDFADGSFSDGGVNTYVTAQGEVVLIKLLDLNQDGRVDIIFPNDHDPHERADLFIYWGGGEGYSTQRRSRLPTNGGHDGAVADLDGDGQAELIVANNFNGTRTDLESFIYRGAKGGPKASDRSGLPTRGARAVAVEDLNRDGHQDIVFANSGLDYHVTVDPHNESFVYWGSPDGYSAERRQVLRTVNGRDVKVADLDRDGHLDLVFANEGNTDAEGGALLYWGTADGDYTSRAAVHLPGDRSSAVEAADLNGDGFPEIVLANSYRLKTREMGMYNIVDTVSVPSFIYWGSADGYSVDSRTLLPTVGASDVAVGDLNRDGHADLVFANKSGLVSFIYWGAPDGYRSHRRTSIPTLAPTRCLVEDLDEDGYLELVFSQQGGQPHGKPPAYVYWGSPEGYSPEWRTELPTFEATGVQAGDLDGDGSKDLVFVHAADTTHGIPAYIYWGGPKGRFEPSRRQLLPTGNGYCSSADINRDGHVDLLFPGVYGENPGPTIYWGSASGYSGSNRAVLATGNSFSSRLADFDRDGYLDAVFTQWRPGTEATRLYWGGPEGFSNGNRFIFRIGSIREHTIGDLNRDGWIDVIFSGTLNKVVVYWNSPLGFDNERRTELPSRVSVGVEVADLDGNGFLDVIASNLYDRDPAPGKSRSFGGSAEGDTFIYWGGSDGYSETNRTILPSVGNSSAAVADLNGNGFLDLVLSSYHAGYTRSHPSRIYWNGPSGFDPSRKMEIPSNSASGVLANDFDLDGHVDILFACHSKQGNHRNDAFLYWGGPKGFSTERRTSLPVLGPHHLASDPGHAYDRGHRYDYISPPFDAGSVERLGTLTWDGETPFRTGLEFQVRWAATREGLESASWMGPAGPENYYKQSGAQLPNPGDGARWIQYKASLLSPGAANSPVLDSVSITYQ; encoded by the coding sequence ATGAGCCTTGGGAACTCGATCCAATCGGCTTCGATTCGGATGTTGGCCATACTGACGTTGACCTGGAGCGTCGCGCCTCTCGCCGCCGAAGAAAAGGTCTGGACGACATCCTCCTTCCTCGACTTTGCGGATGGGAGCTTCAGCGACGGGGGAGTCAACACCTACGTCACCGCTCAAGGAGAGGTGGTCCTGATCAAGCTGTTGGACCTGAATCAGGACGGACGCGTCGACATCATCTTCCCCAATGACCACGATCCCCACGAGCGGGCGGACCTGTTCATCTACTGGGGGGGAGGCGAGGGATACTCGACCCAGCGCCGCAGCCGCCTGCCCACCAATGGGGGCCATGACGGCGCCGTGGCCGACCTGGACGGGGACGGCCAAGCCGAGCTGATCGTCGCCAACAACTTCAACGGGACCCGCACCGACCTGGAATCGTTCATCTACCGCGGCGCCAAGGGAGGTCCCAAGGCCTCCGACCGCAGCGGCCTTCCCACGCGGGGCGCTCGCGCGGTGGCCGTGGAGGATCTGAATCGGGACGGACACCAGGACATCGTCTTCGCCAACAGCGGATTGGACTACCACGTGACGGTGGACCCGCACAATGAGTCCTTCGTCTACTGGGGATCGCCGGACGGTTATTCCGCCGAACGGCGGCAGGTCCTGCGGACCGTGAACGGGCGGGACGTGAAGGTGGCCGACCTGGACCGGGACGGACACCTGGACCTGGTCTTCGCCAACGAAGGGAACACGGACGCGGAGGGAGGGGCCCTACTCTACTGGGGTACGGCAGACGGAGACTACACCAGCCGCGCGGCGGTCCATCTGCCCGGCGACCGCTCTTCGGCGGTCGAGGCCGCCGATCTCAACGGGGACGGCTTTCCGGAGATCGTCCTGGCCAACTCCTACCGGCTCAAGACCCGGGAGATGGGCATGTACAACATCGTGGACACGGTGAGCGTGCCCTCGTTCATCTATTGGGGCTCGGCCGACGGCTATTCGGTCGATTCCAGGACGTTGCTGCCCACCGTGGGAGCGTCCGACGTCGCCGTGGGAGACCTGAACCGGGACGGCCACGCCGACCTGGTCTTCGCCAACAAGTCGGGTCTGGTCTCCTTCATCTATTGGGGAGCTCCTGATGGCTATCGCTCCCATCGGCGGACATCGATTCCCACGCTGGCGCCGACTCGCTGCTTGGTGGAGGACCTGGACGAGGACGGTTACCTCGAACTGGTCTTCTCGCAGCAAGGCGGGCAGCCTCACGGAAAACCCCCCGCGTACGTCTATTGGGGCAGCCCGGAGGGCTACTCGCCCGAGTGGCGAACCGAGCTGCCCACGTTCGAGGCCACCGGGGTCCAGGCGGGAGACCTGGACGGAGACGGCAGCAAGGACCTGGTCTTCGTCCATGCCGCCGACACCACCCACGGCATCCCGGCTTACATCTACTGGGGCGGACCCAAGGGGCGATTCGAGCCGTCTCGCCGGCAATTGCTGCCCACAGGCAACGGATACTGTTCCAGCGCAGACATCAACCGGGACGGCCATGTGGATCTCCTGTTTCCTGGCGTCTACGGGGAGAATCCGGGTCCGACCATCTACTGGGGATCGGCTTCCGGGTACTCCGGGTCCAATCGGGCCGTTCTGGCGACCGGCAACAGCTTTTCTTCACGGCTCGCCGACTTCGACCGGGACGGGTACCTGGACGCCGTCTTCACCCAGTGGCGCCCGGGTACCGAGGCCACCAGGCTCTACTGGGGCGGCCCGGAGGGATTCTCGAACGGTAACCGCTTCATCTTCCGGATCGGCAGCATCCGGGAGCACACCATCGGCGACCTGAATCGTGACGGCTGGATCGATGTGATCTTCAGCGGGACCCTGAACAAGGTGGTGGTCTACTGGAACAGTCCGCTGGGATTCGACAATGAGCGCAGGACCGAATTGCCCTCCCGGGTTTCGGTCGGCGTGGAAGTGGCCGATCTGGATGGAAACGGCTTTCTGGACGTGATCGCCAGCAACCTCTACGACCGGGATCCGGCGCCGGGCAAATCCCGGTCCTTCGGCGGCTCTGCGGAGGGGGACACCTTCATCTACTGGGGCGGTTCCGATGGCTATTCCGAAACGAACCGGACCATCCTGCCTTCAGTGGGCAATTCCTCGGCCGCGGTGGCCGACCTGAACGGGAACGGATTCCTGGACCTGGTCCTGAGCAGCTACCATGCCGGATATACCCGCAGCCACCCCTCCAGGATCTACTGGAACGGCCCCTCCGGGTTCGACCCTTCGCGCAAGATGGAGATTCCCAGCAACTCCGCTTCGGGGGTCCTCGCCAACGACTTCGACCTGGACGGCCACGTGGACATCCTTTTCGCCTGCCACTCCAAGCAGGGCAACCACAGGAACGACGCCTTTCTCTACTGGGGAGGGCCGAAGGGGTTCTCCACCGAGCGCCGGACCTCCCTGCCGGTCCTGGGGCCCCACCACCTTGCCTCCGATCCGGGTCACGCCTATGATCGGGGCCATCGTTACGACTATATTTCTCCGCCCTTCGACGCCGGTTCCGTGGAGCGTTTGGGAACCCTCACCTGGGACGGGGAGACCCCGTTCCGGACCGGCCTGGAATTCCAGGTGCGTTGGGCCGCCACCCGGGAGGGCCTGGAGTCAGCCTCCTGGATGGGACCGGCCGGCCCGGAGAACTACTACAAACAGTCCGGCGCCCAGCTTCCGAACCCCGGCGACGGCGCCCGTTGGATCCAATACAAGGCCAGCCTCCTCAGTCCCGGCGCCGCCAATTCCCCGGTCCTGGACTCGGTCTCCATCACCTACCAATGA
- a CDS encoding NCS2 family permease has protein sequence MNKIAEFFKFEQENTNWRIEVTGGATTFMTMAYIVVVNPAILSDALGKDMLGELLFATCAAAALATLLMGLLANYPFALAPGMGLNAFFAYTIVLGMGVDWKLALGVVLASGLLFLLLTVLRVREAIINAVPDTLKRAVAAGIGLFIAFIGLKNAGLIVDNQATLVSLGDVRSWSVGLALLGLLAIGVMMARGIRGAILLGMMGVTLLAMIFGATPWPTGLVSMPVWPVNLFGEAVRYLPQTLNPAFIELILALLFVDLFDTMGTLLGLSERSGFLDERGRLPRANRALLSDSVGTVCGSVIGTSTVTTYIESAAGISSGARTGFSSVVVSGLFAAALFLTPLVQSVPTFAAAPALVVTGVLMMGAAARIRWNDVSESVPAFLTLIAIPLTFSIADGLALGFISYPIVKRLSGRGDEVHWLVDVLAVIFVAKYVFIG, from the coding sequence ATGAACAAAATCGCTGAATTCTTCAAGTTCGAGCAGGAAAACACGAACTGGCGGATCGAAGTGACCGGCGGCGCGACCACGTTCATGACCATGGCCTACATCGTGGTCGTGAATCCCGCCATCCTGTCCGATGCCCTGGGCAAGGACATGCTCGGGGAGCTCTTGTTCGCAACCTGTGCGGCCGCCGCCCTGGCCACGCTCCTGATGGGCCTCCTGGCCAACTACCCCTTCGCCCTGGCTCCCGGAATGGGCCTCAACGCATTTTTCGCCTACACCATCGTCCTGGGCATGGGGGTGGACTGGAAGCTGGCCCTGGGCGTGGTCCTGGCTTCGGGGCTGCTGTTTCTGCTGCTGACCGTCTTGCGGGTCCGCGAGGCGATCATCAACGCGGTTCCGGACACCCTGAAAAGAGCGGTGGCGGCCGGGATCGGTCTGTTCATCGCGTTCATCGGACTGAAGAACGCGGGACTCATCGTCGACAATCAAGCCACTCTGGTGAGCCTGGGCGACGTCCGTTCCTGGTCCGTCGGATTGGCCCTTCTGGGGCTCCTGGCGATCGGCGTGATGATGGCGCGAGGAATCCGGGGAGCGATCCTGCTCGGGATGATGGGAGTGACCCTGCTGGCCATGATCTTCGGGGCAACGCCGTGGCCCACCGGTCTGGTCAGCATGCCGGTCTGGCCCGTCAATCTCTTCGGCGAAGCCGTGCGTTACCTGCCCCAGACGCTGAACCCGGCGTTCATCGAGCTGATCCTCGCCCTGCTCTTCGTGGACCTCTTCGACACCATGGGGACGCTGTTGGGGTTATCCGAGCGGTCCGGTTTCCTGGACGAGCGGGGACGGCTTCCGCGAGCCAACCGCGCGCTGCTTTCCGATTCGGTGGGAACCGTCTGCGGCAGCGTCATCGGGACGTCGACGGTGACCACCTACATCGAGAGCGCCGCCGGCATCTCCTCCGGCGCCCGCACCGGTTTTTCCAGCGTCGTGGTCAGTGGTCTGTTCGCTGCTGCGTTGTTCCTGACGCCGTTGGTTCAGTCGGTGCCCACGTTCGCCGCCGCCCCGGCGCTGGTGGTGACCGGCGTACTGATGATGGGCGCCGCCGCGCGGATCCGGTGGAATGACGTCTCGGAGTCGGTGCCGGCCTTCCTCACGCTGATCGCCATCCCGCTGACCTTCAGCATCGCCGACGGATTGGCTCTGGGGTTCATCTCCTATCCCATCGTCAAGCGGTTGAGCGGCCGAGGCGACGAGGTGCATTGGCTGGTCGACGTCCTGGCGGTGATCTTTGTCGCCAAGTACGTCTTTATCGGATAG